Proteins from a genomic interval of Arachis hypogaea cultivar Tifrunner chromosome 10, arahy.Tifrunner.gnm2.J5K5, whole genome shotgun sequence:
- the LOC112717889 gene encoding uncharacterized protein produces the protein MEVEELYQAKKSEKNQNNKDDNKVRDNKKPFRLTPRYKSYTHFNTKREEIIKEILNLKLIKPPRKAATYQDTNNMDKTKYYAFHKKHRHTTDECVVAKDLLERLAQQRHLDKYIGDQSSQDKDIAYTAQPNQPRGVINCIFGGFAGGGASSSTCKFTYRAMIAVESTINSHQTLPIFPEMTFQRSDFNSTELNSDDPIVISIQLGDLIVRKVLLDPGTSANVLFHSTFKKIKLSD, from the coding sequence ATGGAAGTTGAAGAGCTGTACCAAGCTAAAAAATCCGAGAAGAATCAAAACAATAAGGATGACAATAAAGTTCGGGACAACAAAAAACCTTTCCGGTTGACACCGCGTTACAAATCTTATACCCATTTCAACACTAAAAGGGAGGAGATCATCAAAGAAATACTAAATTTAAAGCTAATCAAACCTCCTCGAAAGGCTGCAACCTACCAAGATACGAATAATATGGACAAGACAAAGTACTATGCTTTTCATAAAAAACACCGGCACACTACTGATGAGTGTGTTGTAGCCAAAGATTTGCTCGAGCGCTTAGCTCAGCAAAGACATCTGGACAAATACATCGGTGACCAATCTTCTCAGGATAAGGACATAGCATATACAGCTCAGCCCAATCAACCCCGAGGTGTGATTAATTGCATATTTGGGGGCTTTGCTGGAGGTGGAGCATCAAGCTCCACTTGTAAATTCACTTACCGAGCTATGATCGCTGTAGAAAGCACCATCAACAGTCATCAAACTTTGCCCATCTTCCCTGAAATGACGTTCCAACGGTCCGATTTCAATTCAACTGAACTTAATTCAGACGATCCAATTGTCATCTCTATTCAATTGGGAGACCTAATAGTTCGGAAAGTTTTGCTGGACCCAGGAACCAGTGCCAATGTTCTATTTCACTCCACATTTAAGAAAATAAAGTTgagtgattga